The Candidatus Nealsonbacteria bacterium DNA segment TTCCATTTCTTCTTTTCTTTTTCTTTCTTCTTCCTCCCGAGCCGCAGCNNNNNNNNNNNNNNNNNNNNNNNNNNNNNNNNNNNNNNNNNNNNNNNNNNNNNNNNNNNNNNNNNNNNNNNNNNNNNNNNNNNNNNNNNNNNNNNNNNNNNNNNNNNNNNNNNNNNNNNNNNNNNNNNNNNNNNNNNNNNNNNNNNNNNNNNNNNNNTCTTTTTCTTTCTTCTTCTGTTTTTTCTTTCTGAGCCTCCTTTTCCCGGACCTCCCTTTCTTTTATAATTCTTTTTTCCTCCGCCTCTTTAATTGATTTCTCTATTTCTTCTTCTAATTTTTCCTTGGTTTCCAAAACCGGCGCTTCTCCTGTTTGAGTTTTTTTCTGAAGTTCGGCAATGTCTTTTTGCATTGTCCGAATCTGCTCCGGATTTATGGTAAATTTTTCTTTAGTAATATCTTCTAACATGAACTAAAGCCATAAATTAGAACCCTTTTTTCTCGGCTTGGACTTGGGCTTCTTTTAAAGAAAGATTGATTCGACCCTGCTCATCAATGGAAATTACCTTTACCGGAATCATTTGGTTGATTTTAACTATATCCTCAACCCTTTCAACCCGAAAAGGAGCTAATTGGGAAATATGAACCATTCCTTCCTGACCCGGAAAAATTTCCACAAAAGCCCCAAAATCCAAAATTCTTTTTACTTTTCCCTGAAAAATTTCTCCCACCTTTACCTCCCGGGTAATGTTTTTTATCCATTCAATCGCCTTTTTTGCTGCTTCCTCTTTTTCAGCTGTAACAAAAATCTTGCCCGTGTTTTCAACATTAATTGAGACCTGACATTTTTCAATTATTTCGTTAATTATTCTACCGCCCGGACCAATCACCTCTCTGATTTTTTCCGGATTGATTTGTAAAGTTAAAATTCTCGGAGCATAGAGGGAGAGCTGATTTTTTGGTTTTGAAATTACTTTTGCCATTTCATTTAAAATTAAAACTCTTGCCCTTTTTCCTTGTTCCAGCGCTTTTTTTAAAATTTCTTGGTTAATTCCATCAATTTTAACATCTAATTGAATTGCCGTTATTCCTTCTTCTGTTCCAGCGATTTTAAAATCCATATCTCCACTTTGGTCTTCTGGTCCCTGAATATCGGTTAAAATTTTATAATTACCCTTATTATCGGTCATTAAGCCAATAGAAATACCAGCCACGTGTTTTTTTATTGGCACGCCCGCTTCCATTAAGGCTAATGATGAAGAAGAAACCGCTGCCATTGAAGTAGAACCATTGGAAGAAAGAATTTCACTGACAATTCTCATTGTATAAGGAAATTCGTCAAAAACAGGAATGAGGGGTAAAAGAGATTTTTCTACCAACATTCCATGGCCAACATCTCTTCTGCCAGGTCCTCTCATTGGTTTTATTTCACCGGTAGAATAAGGCGGAAAATTATAATGATGCATAAACCTTTTTTTGCCAACCACTTCCATTCCTTCCAATAGCTTGACATCACCAGGCGTACCCAAGGTTAAAATAGAAAGGGACTTGGTATCACCTCTGATAAAAAGACCGGAGCCGTGAGTTCTCGGTAAAATGCCTATTTCTATTTGCAAATTTCTTATTTCGTCTAATTTCCGGCCATCGGGTCTTTTTTCTAGTTCTATAATATTGAGGCTGACAATTCTATTAATTTCCTTTTTAAATAATTCTTTAATTGAAATTTGTTTTTCCTGTCCGGAATAATCTTCTTTGATAAAATTGAGCAATTCTTCTAACAAATTATCCAACCCCTTCCTTCTTTTTAA contains these protein-coding regions:
- a CDS encoding polyribonucleotide nucleotidyltransferase; this translates as MENFKLKIGAKDFEVKIKNLASQAAGDILVQYGETMVLATAVMSDLEREGIDFFPLTVEYEERFYAAGKILGSRYIRRESRPPDEAILTARLIDRAIRPRFPQNLKKETQVIVTCLSWDKENDPDILGLISSSLALSISDIPWSGPIACLRIIKIGENFILNPTYEEREKSSFDLVLAGVEEENSDQILVNMIEFEGNEVQEQTILEAIEFAKPFLKEIINFQKEIQKKIGKEKILLAQPLPDLKLEQKIKEFLGDKLEKIIFQKEKLKRRKGLDNLLEELLNFIKEDYSGQEKQISIKELFKKEINRIVSLNIIELEKRPDGRKLDEIRNLQIEIGILPRTHGSGLFIRGDTKSLSILTLGTPGDVKLLEGMEVVGKKRFMHHYNFPPYSTGEIKPMRGPGRRDVGHGMLVEKSLLPLIPVFDEFPYTMRIVSEILSSNGSTSMAAVSSSSLALMEAGVPIKKHVAGISIGLMTDNKGNYKILTDIQGPEDQSGDMDFKIAGTEEGITAIQLDVKIDGINQEILKKALEQGKRARVLILNEMAKVISKPKNQLSLYAPRILTLQINPEKIREVIGPGGRIINEIIEKCQVSINVENTGKIFVTAEKEEAAKKAIEWIKNITREVKVGEIFQGKVKRILDFGAFVEIFPGQEGMVHISQLAPFRVERVEDIVKINQMIPVKVISIDEQGRINLSLKEAQVQAEKKGF